CTTGGTAAGAATTCTCAGAAGACCCACAGGGGAAGAGGGCACTTCCATGCTGCAGCCTTGGAAGGTCCCACAAGGGCAGGAAGTGCTCTGGCTATTCCCCAATGTATTAGGAGGCAAAAAGGGCCAATAGAGGAGGAAAAAACTCAAAAGTACTATCCCTTACAACTGTCCAGGTCCCTGGGGGCTCTGAGAGCCCAGCACAGCTGGGGCAGAGTCCGCGGGAAGAACAGGTGGACGCTTCCTTTCCTGTGTGGCCCTCCAGCTGGCTTCGTAGGCAGTTGGTCCTGGCCTTACTTCTCTGTGGGTAGCCAACATGCTTGAAATGAAAGCAAAGGCTGGTGGAGGTGAGCGACAAGACCAGATGAAAACCTTAGTTGTCAGGTGCCCCAGCAGCCAGAGCAAATGCTGGTAAGCACTTCCTGGCTGtagttctcttaaaaaaaaaaaatagtggggtttgttttgttttgtttttgttgtttttcttttttaacccaaGAATGTTTCTTGCTCACTTGCTCACCCCGCACCCCACAGCCAGAACCCCCAacagcatacacatacacacacactgcctctggCACTAGAGTTCAGATAGGGATCTCAGAAGCGGCACCCCTttcccacacccccacccacacccctgtTCTCAGCAgcttcctttctcagccttgcAAATTGTCAGGGGGCTCCATTGCTCAacgaatttaaaaaaaaaaaaaaagacaagaaaagaaaacggACTTGGTGATTTTTCAGGTGCAAAACGGAAGCCTCATTTGACAGTTTTCAGAATGACTGTGGCTCACTCTCTTCTTCCATCGCGATGGGAAAAACAGTTCAGGTATGCTGGCTGGCACAACCCGGGCGAGCCTGCAGGGACTCTactgttccttcttttcttttgtcgtCTCTTCACAGTTGTCCTCCTGCTCACCCTCCTGGACCAGGAATTCCTCAGGGGGCCACCGGAGCTCCCCACTCTCCACCTCCCCCTCTGTGGGCTCCACCACGATGGAGGGCAGGCGGTCCTTCAGTTTGCAGCAGCGGTCAAAGTCTGACGGGTCTGGGAAGATCTGAAATGTCCAAGAGCAAAGCAGACGTCTggtcacatatatatatatctgaaaaGAGAAACTTGGCTctttccttacacacacacagacacacacacacacacacacacacacacacacacacacacacacacacagagagagagagaaagagagagagagacagagacagagacagagagagacagagagacagagagagagagagacagagagagagagaacacactggcTGTCTTCCAAGGATTGTGTTCTGCCTTCTAGACACTGTGGGTGTAAGAAAGGAACCGAGAGAGTATGTTCTAGGGAAAACTATCCCTCAGCCAGACTTTTCTTCTAATTCTGAAGCTAAAAATTTGTGGATCATACCACTGAGCAAAAGGGTGAGGTGTAAACACCTTGTACTGTTTTACTTCTAGATAAGAGAATGGAAAATCATGTCCTCACCGTATGCCGGGTCCTGCTTTGGAATAAGCACTTTAGGCTTACGATCCACATCATACAACAGACACTAAAAACATGATGTTCCTGCCAGAATAATTATTGGTGCCTCGAAGAAATAAACAAGCCAGGCTCTTCATCATTTTAAAACTGACACAGTCAAATGCAAGATGTCGCTCACATTATGTTAAAAAATCCCAGGCTTGGGCAAACTAGTTGTTGAGGACCTTTTAGCCTGAAATTAACAAAGACTCAAGCTCAGGTGTGCCCACTCCCACGCTCCTGCATcacctgctgcctttggatcttATTGCAACTGCCAAGTCAAAGCCAAATCCAGATCAAGGCAAGGCTATCTGGGGACAGAATCCATGgaaccttccttttcttccaccTGTGAGCAACTCCTGGCTTCCTGCCAGCTGTACACCTGGAGGATTCAAATCTCTTTCCAGAGTCCCATGGAAGAGGCTCCATATATTAATGCCCACTGTCTGTCCAGTGCCGACCAAAACACTGAGCCAGGCTATAAAACTCAGAGCCAAGTCTGGCTTCCCTTTGCACATACTGCCTGCCCTGTGACTACAGCTGACCCAATTCTTTGCCCAGTAGCTAAGCCCTTAATCCTCTGGGATGCTGGTCCCTTGCCATTCATAGCCCTCGGTGACACAcccaagaagagaaaggaacttcGGTCTGGGAAATCTGGGGCTCACCAGATCACTGACACTTGGCACCTTTAAGGTCATCTCCTCCCACTTCTGTGTCTGACAGACAGGAAACCCAGGCCCTTGAGAGGACAGGAGACTTCACTGAAGGTCACACAGTCTGTTCACATCAAACTGAAGTGGATGGAAAGAGACGTTTTTTTGGAGAAGTCCTGGGAAGCTCCCTGCTTTGCTGTACTCAGAGGGTAGCAGATTATCCTTCCCCAGCTCTGTGGTACTCCCAGGGTGTCTGATCTCCCTATCCCTGGACTGGGCCACAGGCCACGTGGGGCTTCTGAAAATCACAGACCTCACAAAGCGTTCCAATCCCTACAGACCAGTGATTATTAACCATTTATCCAATAAAGGCCTATTGCTTGGGATTAAGCCTTAAGCCAGCTGCGGGAGCACGCATCGTTAGAGACTTAAACGGGCTCATAAAAAGTATCATAATGGCAGCCAGAAGGAAAACGAACCAGGGAGGGGCTGGCTGAGCCCACACAGGCCAGGTAGGCCTAGGGAAGCCGACCACCATCTCCTGTCATGCCGCCTGCCCACTCCAATGTTTGCCCTTGGACATCATGGTGCACTCACATGAACAAGTGTGAGTGGAGAGTGGGTTAGCCAGGCtttgggagttggggggggggggggctttgctCACTTCTGTGCAGCTGGGCCCTTCCTAGGGGCTGAGGACATGCATGGGGAAGCTTCCAAGCATGAGCCCTGGGGTGTGATGCAGGCGCTCTCCAGTGAGTGGAAAGCACACTTCAGTTTACAAAGTTCTACcaggctgggcggcggtggcacatgcctttaatcccagcactcaggaggcagaggcaggaggatctctgtgagttcgaggccagcctgggctaccaagtgagttcaggaaaggcgcaaagctacacagggaaaccctgtcttggaagaaaaaaaaaaaaaaaaaaagaaccaagttCTACCAGATGTCTATCTCTTCACTGAGACATCACTACCACCTTAGGGACAGCAAGCGTCTGGGACTCTGAAGGTCACAAGGCAGAACCAAGGTTCAAATCTCATCCTCAACTAGGATACACCTGGGTCATGTTATCACTTTCGTTTCCCAGATGGGAAATTGACCAAGGGGATCTGGACTCAGGTCCCCACTGTCCTCTTGGCTGATGTAGGCTCCAGCCCACAGACAAGGATGACTGTCAAATAAACAGCAGATCCAATAAACAGAAGCCCCAAGCCTTCCCAGCCCAGACTCTCATCCTTCCGGACCTGAGATGTAGCTGTGGGAGCTAAAAAGAAGCTTCTGGATCAACCTCCTACCTTTCCCGGGACAGCTTGTGGCACGGCTCGGAGACATAAGAACCCGATTCTAATGATTACTCAGGccacagactaacagaaaggaTTAGAGGCAGCCCAGGCCAACAACAGAACAGCTGATTCTCCTCCAAGCTAGAAAGGTGATGCTGATAATGGATGAGGCCATTGTTGAGCAGGACCTCCAGCTTCATAATAACTGTGTAAGGTAGGTAGATCCCTAAAGTcagaaaatgaagaccacattCCTAGAAATCAGCTACTCTGGGACTCAGACGTCTACAGGACTTCAAGGACGCATCGGTTTGAGGACACTGGGCTGAGCCACAGCATCTGGATCCTTACTTACTATACCCTGGCATCAGTCCCCTGACCTCCGTCAGGTCCTCTCAAGCTCCCGCCTCAATTTCTCCTCCAGAGAAATGAAGGGGCCTTCCTATCACACTCGATGGGTCCAAGTTGGCGAACACAGAAGCAATGCAATGCTTTAAGGACAGAAGCAAAGTCCAAATCATAATGTCTTCTTTGCAGCGATACTCATGGGTCTTGGAGTTAGTATCCACTCTCCAGGCGTGAAGCAATACTATTAACAATCAATGGCTTTTATAACACAGTTGGGTCTTTTAAATCCTTGGGAGGCAATCTGAGCATCCAACAGCTGATACTGAGGTAGTTGTCAAAGACTTTTGCACTGTGACTTGCTCAAAGCAGGAcccattaaaaaggaaaaagaaatgtttggttttttttgtttgtttttgttttttgtttttttttttttttttttttgagacagggtttctttgtgtagctttgcgcctttcctggaactcactctgtagaccaggttggcctcgaactcacagagatccgcctgcctctgcctcctgagtgctgggattaaaggcgtgcaccaccaccacccagctcaggaaaaatccttttttacaGAGCCTGTATTTGTAAAAATCACTATAATAATTACTCTAACCCTTTCATCGGAGATTTTATTATCAGATCACACAAATCTGTACCTCTGAAAACTATAGCTCtctcccaaaacaaacaacaacaactataaaAACACATCCTGTACCAGAACAGCTTCTGCTGTTTCTTGGGGAAAGACAGAAAGCCTTGCAAAGTGTCTCTGAGTCTTTTGCCAGCACTATCTTATCTCCCACAGCTGCTTAAGAGGCTGACCCTGAGGAGGTCAGCATTTTTCCACTAAGTCATGGTTTTTAATCATCTAGGCAGCAGAAAAATGAGAGGTTGCACCTTCAATTTGATGGGGTGGGGAaggcaatggaaaaaaaaaaagaagaagaaagaactctCGTTCGATTTGCAAAGCACATGATAGGTATGGTTGGGGAGGAGGGCAAACAGCAGCATGCTGGGCTGCCCGGCAGAATCCCCgcagagaacaacaacaacaacaacaaaaaaaaaaccatgcccCTGTTCCAGAAACAAACTGTTTCTGGTTAAACCTTCAAGTTTTAGTGCCCTGTCTTCTCTCTGggctgaaaacaaaaacaactggaaACCCCCTCTACAGTAAAGGCTCTTCGGAAAGACATATGGGAggttcccacccccatccccagcagGGCGAGCCCAGAAGCATCCAGAAGTCCTATCCCTTCCTATTTCTTCCATCACTGTCCTCCACAACCCACTGTCCCATGGGGACACGCAGGATATCGGCATGGCCAGAACTAATGAGCACCAAGTTTCCACCTACACAAAGGGATAGAATCTTGTCAATCACACACTCACCAAGAACATCTTGAGTCCTACATGAGCAGCATGCGGCGTAGTCCTGGTGACAGTGAATTTCACAAAGGACATCTCTACAGAGGTACCCTTTGCCAGATGCTCCCTCATCACAATGGGTCCCCGCATTTTGGGAACTTAAGAAGACTCCATTGAAAGGTAAAGGAAGCTTTACGAGGCGGTCTATGTAATGTAGACGCCAGCATACTGGCGTTTCTGGCTGTGAAGGCTAGTGTACAATGCTCTGCtgtaatgaaaatgttttctgtgctgtCCAGTCCAGGGGCTACTAGTCATGGGTGGCTAATTGAGCCCCTAAAAGGTGGCCAAATTTTACATGTGacttaaataaacacaaatttcataaaaattcaaACAGCTACCACACTCAAACTACATAATTATGAGGACAATGAAAACAGGATTTTAAGGGGGACTGGACCTACTGGATTGGCTGACCAATACTAGTGGCCTAGAGCTGAGAGCTGTGGGCCTGCGGCCAGGTTTCGAGAGCCCATGAACTCATCAGTAGCTTTTTGCTTGGGCTAGAGAGTTGTTGGTGAGCCAGCTCCCATTTCACGAACAGAGAGGAACTGAAAGACAAACCTCGGCCTCCAAAGGCCCCAAATTTGGAGGCCTAGCTATCAGCTGTCTGCCCTTAAGCCAGGTGACCTAAACCTAGCTGCCTCTGGGGTGGGGATAAGAAAGAGTTGCCTGGCACCTACTATGGAAAATGTGAGCAAGTCTAGTCTTTGTGGTCCTCCCCTGTCTGTGCACTGCAGGGCCATCATCTCGACAAACAAGATGATCTGGCCACAAAGAGGGTGGAGGGCTCCCCACAAGGAGCTGGGAGATGCTAATGGGGAAAGCAGACACCAGCAAGTGGGGTAGATGAAAGGTGCTTAGCTGGACACCAAGGGCTAATTACCAGCTCTGCAAGCTGAGACATTGGCGGCCCTGGATACCCTGCTCCTC
The nucleotide sequence above comes from Onychomys torridus chromosome 21, mOncTor1.1, whole genome shotgun sequence. Encoded proteins:
- the Lbh gene encoding protein LBH, giving the protein MSVYFPIHCPDYLRSAEMTEVMMNTPSMEEIGLSPRKDGLSYQIFPDPSDFDRCCKLKDRLPSIVVEPTEGEVESGELRWPPEEFLVQEGEQEDNCEETTKEKKEQ